The Tenrec ecaudatus isolate mTenEca1 chromosome 9, mTenEca1.hap1, whole genome shotgun sequence genome window below encodes:
- the LOC142456322 gene encoding protein SET-like, translating to MAPNRQSSSLPQMKKPKVQETPAPPKEEKEQLEAIEHIDEVQNEIDRLNEQASEEILKAEQKYNKLCQPFFQKRSELIAKIPNFGVTTFVNHAHVSALLEDEEALHYLTRAEVTEFEDIKSGYKIDFYFDENPYFENKVLSKEFHLNDSGDPSSKSTEIKWKSGKDLTKHSSQTQNKASRKGQHDGPESVFTWFTDQSDAGADELGEVIKDDIWPNPLQHYLVPDMDDEESEGEEDEEEEEEEGFRRY from the coding sequence ATGGCCCCTAACCGCCAGTCTTCAAGCCTGCCGCAAATGAAGAAGCCTAAGGTGCAGGAGACCCCGGCCCCccccaaggaagaaaaagaacagcTGGAAGCAATTGAACATATTGATGAGGTACAAAATGAAATAGACAGACTTAATGAACAAGCCAGTGAGGAGATTTTGAAAGCAGAACAGAAATATAACAAACTCTGCCAACCATTCTTTCAGAAGAGGTCAGAATTGATCGCCAAAATCCCAAATTTTGGGGTAACAACATTTGTCAACCATGCGCATGTGTCTGCATTGCTTGAGGATGAAGAGGCTCTGCATTATTTGACCAGAGCTGAAGTGACAGAATTTGAAGATATTAAATCAGGTTAcaaaatagatttttattttgatgaaaatccttactttgaaaataaagttctCTCCAAAGAATTTCATCTGAATGATAGTGGTGATCCATCTTCAAAATCAACTGAAATCAAATGGAAATCTGGAAAGGACTTGACGAAACATTCCAGTCAAACACAGAACAAAGCTAGCAGGAAGGGGCAGCATGACGGACCTGAGAGTGTCTTTACCTGGTTTACCGACCAGTCTGATGCCGGCGCCGATGAATTAGGAGAGGTCATCAAAGATGATATCTGGCCAAATCCATTACAGCACTATTTGGTTCCTGATATGGATGATGAGGAAAGTGAAggtgaagaagatgaagaagaagaagaagaagaagggtttAGAAGATATTGA